From the Sphingomonas phyllosphaerae 5.2 genome, one window contains:
- a CDS encoding PQQ-dependent sugar dehydrogenase: MPHLSLAALAAFSALAGCGSQDKPSEPPAAQAAAPINYGSSQPAATKPFKVTPVATFDNPWALAFLPDQTMLVTEKPGSLWLVKADGAKTQVGNVPRVHFEGQGGLLFVAAAPAFAQNRQVYLTYSEPGEGGDGLALARATLDTSGAQPALANVEVLWRQLPRGKGGQFGGYIAFSPDGRYLFLASGERQRFTPAQDPDQALGKILRLTLDGKPAPGNPGAGKVGAATIGVIDPPENTGSAAKAVARKVTLDAPNLTPAETWSTGHRNPYGLAFDTHGRLWETEMGPQGGDELNLIEPGRNYGWPVVSYGKNYDDTPIASPKGNAKFQEPALYWNPIIAPAGLTFYAGQMFPEWRDSAFVGGLASTALIRIAFDGIVPREAERWDMGNRIRAVMAGPDGALWVLEDGSDGRLLRLTSKRAG; encoded by the coding sequence ATGCCTCATTTATCACTCGCCGCCCTGGCGGCCTTCTCCGCGCTCGCCGGCTGCGGTTCTCAGGACAAGCCGTCGGAGCCGCCGGCCGCACAGGCAGCCGCGCCGATCAACTACGGCTCGTCGCAGCCCGCAGCCACGAAGCCGTTCAAGGTCACGCCGGTCGCCACGTTCGACAATCCGTGGGCGCTCGCCTTCCTGCCCGACCAGACGATGCTGGTCACCGAAAAGCCAGGAAGCTTGTGGCTGGTCAAAGCCGACGGGGCCAAGACGCAGGTCGGCAACGTGCCGCGCGTCCATTTCGAAGGGCAGGGCGGGTTACTGTTCGTCGCCGCCGCGCCGGCGTTCGCGCAGAACCGGCAGGTGTATCTCACCTATTCCGAGCCGGGCGAAGGCGGCGACGGGCTGGCACTCGCGCGTGCCACGCTGGACACCAGCGGCGCGCAGCCGGCGCTGGCGAATGTCGAGGTGCTCTGGCGGCAGTTGCCGCGCGGCAAGGGCGGCCAGTTCGGCGGCTATATCGCTTTCTCGCCGGACGGCCGATATCTGTTCCTTGCGTCGGGCGAGCGGCAACGCTTCACACCCGCGCAGGACCCGGATCAGGCGCTGGGCAAGATCCTGCGGCTGACGCTGGACGGCAAGCCCGCCCCGGGCAACCCGGGCGCCGGGAAGGTAGGAGCGGCAACGATCGGCGTCATCGATCCGCCGGAGAACACCGGGTCGGCGGCGAAGGCGGTGGCCCGCAAGGTTACCCTCGATGCGCCAAACCTGACCCCCGCGGAAACCTGGTCCACCGGGCATCGCAATCCTTACGGGCTGGCATTCGACACGCATGGGCGGTTGTGGGAAACCGAAATGGGTCCGCAAGGCGGCGACGAGCTGAACCTGATCGAGCCGGGGCGCAATTACGGCTGGCCGGTGGTGTCGTACGGCAAGAATTACGACGACACGCCGATCGCATCTCCGAAGGGCAATGCGAAGTTCCAGGAGCCCGCGCTCTACTGGAACCCTATCATCGCCCCGGCCGGACTCACCTTCTACGCCGGGCAGATGTTCCCCGAATGGCGCGATTCCGCGTTCGTCGGCGGACTGGCTTCCACTGCGCTGATCAGGATCGCCTTCGACGGCATCGTGCCGCGTGAAGCGGAGCGCTGGGACATGGGGAACCGCATCAGGGCGGTGATGGCGGGGCCCGACGGCGCCTTGTGGGTATTGGAGGATGGCTCGGACGGGCGGCTGCTTCGGCTCACGTCCAAACGGGCGGGTTGA
- a CDS encoding TonB-dependent siderophore receptor — protein sequence MLHITYLVASAAVAAPPQDAAPAAAARQDRTDVALDDVVVTADRSDSFGADLVQVGTFRNARVIDVPLTVNVVPQELLLAQAASGLFDALRNTAGVSRAQLNGSTYDNVVVRGILVETRTSFRLNGSLPTINLVDLPLENKDRVEVLKGVGALYYGYAPPSGIVNLVTKRPTSDVTTFTGSVTDHGAVYAAADVSRRVTDRFGIRFNGAAGILDTGVDRVNGDRYVAAVAADWAISNAITARLDVEHVAKDITETAAIAVPAAGSALVPPAVPGRVTLPPIPDPTLNLGGRNLRYVAQATDILGRVDVRLSSQFALTVEGGQAVTVRDREFSQIENVDFRVGSASYGRGTLRIGRVVGQHFRNRIARAELAGAFATGPFTHHLIVGANSQWRSQNGRNATGLTAAQDYFDPIDIAVPDATTFTTAPLRVRDVGAYVTDRVEVGPVQLLGGVRYSDYRSRATSAAGVRSGFSLARWTPSVGLIVKPVRSLSLYATYLEGLEEGGTAPLSAVNATEALSPAVSRQYEGGIKGEVLAGVTFQLAGFQITRPFAFLNPRDNRFKLAGRSRYRGIEGSFTGEVTPALSLYASGQYLDAEVLNATPETLIGLRPENTPEWTGSVFAEYRPPMLRGFALGGGAFHVGRRAVNALNEGFVGAYTTFSASIRYTVDAAGKNVTFQLNADNLTNERYWSAAGNNLLGVGLPRQVKLTTRLSL from the coding sequence ATGCTACACATCACCTACCTGGTTGCGTCCGCGGCCGTGGCGGCACCGCCGCAGGACGCGGCGCCCGCCGCCGCGGCACGTCAGGATCGTACCGACGTCGCGCTGGACGATGTCGTCGTGACCGCCGATCGCTCCGACAGCTTCGGTGCCGATCTCGTGCAGGTCGGGACATTCCGAAACGCGCGCGTGATCGACGTGCCGCTGACGGTCAACGTCGTGCCGCAGGAGCTGCTGCTCGCGCAGGCGGCATCAGGCCTGTTCGATGCGCTGCGCAACACCGCCGGCGTCAGCCGCGCGCAATTGAACGGATCGACCTACGACAATGTCGTGGTGCGCGGCATCCTGGTGGAAACGCGTACGAGCTTCAGGCTCAACGGTTCGCTTCCGACGATCAATCTCGTCGACTTGCCGCTGGAGAACAAGGACCGGGTGGAAGTGCTGAAGGGAGTCGGGGCGCTTTACTACGGTTACGCGCCGCCGTCCGGCATCGTCAATCTGGTCACCAAGCGACCCACGTCCGACGTGACGACCTTTACCGGCAGCGTGACCGATCATGGGGCTGTCTATGCGGCGGCGGATGTCTCGCGCCGGGTTACGGACCGGTTCGGCATCCGCTTCAACGGCGCTGCCGGCATCCTCGACACCGGCGTCGATCGCGTGAACGGCGACCGCTACGTCGCGGCCGTTGCAGCAGACTGGGCGATCAGCAATGCGATCACCGCGCGGCTCGACGTGGAACATGTCGCCAAGGACATCACCGAAACCGCCGCGATCGCGGTGCCCGCCGCCGGGTCCGCGCTGGTGCCGCCGGCAGTGCCAGGGCGAGTCACGCTGCCGCCGATCCCCGATCCGACGCTCAATCTAGGGGGGCGGAACCTGCGCTACGTCGCGCAGGCCACGGACATCCTCGGCCGGGTCGACGTGCGGCTGTCGTCGCAATTCGCATTGACGGTCGAGGGCGGGCAAGCCGTCACGGTGCGCGATCGTGAGTTCAGCCAGATCGAGAATGTCGACTTCCGGGTTGGCTCCGCCAGCTACGGTCGCGGCACGCTGCGCATCGGGCGGGTCGTCGGTCAGCATTTCCGCAACCGGATCGCGCGCGCCGAACTGGCCGGAGCGTTCGCCACGGGACCGTTCACGCATCACCTGATCGTCGGCGCGAACAGCCAGTGGCGCTCGCAGAACGGCCGCAACGCGACCGGCCTGACCGCCGCGCAGGACTATTTCGACCCGATCGATATCGCCGTGCCGGATGCAACGACCTTCACCACGGCACCACTGCGCGTCCGTGACGTCGGCGCCTATGTCACCGATCGGGTGGAGGTCGGCCCGGTACAGTTGCTGGGCGGTGTGCGGTATAGCGACTATCGCAGCCGCGCGACATCTGCCGCCGGCGTCCGCAGCGGCTTCTCGCTCGCGCGCTGGACCCCATCGGTCGGACTGATCGTCAAACCGGTCCGGTCGCTGAGCCTGTATGCGACTTATCTGGAGGGACTTGAAGAAGGCGGCACCGCACCATTGTCCGCCGTGAACGCGACGGAGGCGCTTTCCCCCGCCGTGTCCCGCCAATATGAAGGCGGCATCAAGGGCGAGGTGCTCGCCGGTGTCACATTCCAGCTTGCCGGCTTCCAGATCACCCGCCCGTTCGCCTTCCTCAATCCCCGCGACAACCGCTTCAAGCTGGCAGGACGCTCGCGTTATCGCGGGATCGAAGGATCGTTCACGGGCGAGGTAACGCCCGCCCTCTCGCTCTACGCATCCGGCCAGTATCTGGACGCCGAGGTATTGAACGCCACCCCCGAAACCCTGATTGGGCTGCGTCCCGAGAATACCCCCGAGTGGACCGGTAGCGTATTCGCTGAATATCGACCGCCCATGTTGCGGGGCTTCGCCCTGGGTGGTGGCGCCTTCCATGTCGGACGGCGCGCCGTTAATGCGTTGAACGAGGGCTTCGTCGGAGCCTACACGACGTTTTCCGCGTCGATCCGCTACACCGTCGACGCCGCCGGCAAGAACGTGACGTTTCAGCTGAATGCCGACAATTTGACGAACGAGCGTTACTGGAGCGCGGCAGGCAACAACCTCTTGGGAGTGGGCCTTCCACGCCAGGTCAAGCTGACGACGCGCCTGTCGCTCTGA
- a CDS encoding copper uptake system-associated protein, which yields MHKLVLLAGVLALAGCGIPNIVLDEARIREGTEAHFGSPRFPIDTGPIVISGDHGIADWTQGDFGGRALFERGAHGWMLLLCSGDSIRRPENLMRAGVPDFNAHRIAEQLAKAEAALPPGRLARMKRFIGTAQDHENYLETLEAK from the coding sequence ATGCATAAGCTGGTGCTGCTGGCGGGCGTTCTTGCGCTCGCCGGCTGCGGCATTCCGAACATCGTGCTGGATGAAGCCCGCATCCGCGAGGGAACCGAGGCTCATTTCGGCAGCCCTCGGTTTCCGATCGACACCGGCCCGATCGTGATCAGCGGCGATCACGGCATCGCCGACTGGACGCAGGGCGATTTCGGCGGACGGGCGCTGTTCGAGCGCGGCGCGCACGGCTGGATGCTGCTGCTGTGCAGCGGCGATTCCATTCGGCGTCCGGAAAACCTGATGCGGGCGGGCGTGCCCGACTTCAACGCGCACCGGATCGCGGAACAGCTTGCCAAAGCGGAAGCCGCGCTTCCGCCTGGCCGGCTTGCCCGGATGAAGCGCTTCATCGGGACCGCGCAGGACCATGAGAACTATCTCGAGACGCTGGAGGCGAAATGA
- a CDS encoding SCO family protein translates to MVDHRTHRSVRGAVVAAALTITLMSGVAGCSREPDGTGNGSGAARQDAPGGPFRLIDTNGRTVTNDTLKGKPYAIFFGFTRCPDVCPTTMARMALLHKRLGADAGKMNVVFVSVDPEHDKREDIASFLTMFEAPVIGLTGDPAELKRMEKAFRIYVERVPLPNGDYTIDHTARILLFDRTGQFADTMDAKEPEDQAVDRLRQLIHA, encoded by the coding sequence ATGGTCGATCATCGCACACACCGATCGGTGCGCGGCGCCGTCGTGGCGGCGGCGCTGACCATCACGTTGATGAGCGGTGTCGCGGGATGCTCGCGTGAACCCGACGGCACAGGCAACGGCTCGGGCGCTGCACGGCAGGATGCGCCCGGCGGACCGTTCCGGCTGATCGACACCAACGGCCGGACGGTCACGAACGACACGCTGAAGGGCAAGCCCTACGCGATATTTTTCGGGTTCACCCGGTGTCCTGACGTTTGCCCGACCACGATGGCGCGCATGGCATTGCTGCACAAGCGCTTGGGGGCGGATGCCGGCAAGATGAACGTCGTCTTCGTGTCGGTAGATCCGGAACACGACAAGCGCGAGGACATCGCCAGCTTCCTCACGATGTTCGAGGCGCCGGTGATCGGCCTGACCGGTGATCCCGCCGAGCTCAAGCGGATGGAGAAGGCGTTCAGGATCTATGTCGAGCGGGTGCCGCTGCCCAATGGCGACTATACGATCGACCATACCGCCCGCATCCTGCTGTTCGACCGCACCGGGCAGTTCGCCGACACGATGGACGCCAAGGAGCCCGAGGATCAGGCGGTCGACCGGCTCAGGCAATTGATCCATGCATAA
- a CDS encoding copper chaperone PCu(A)C — protein MTYRIALALIATLAAPAFAENVRKGSVTVSQPWSRATAPRAAVGAGFLTVRNTGSQPDRLLSAASPRAERVEIHTMTLEDGVMRMRPLPDGIVLPAGGEATLAPGGDHIMLIGLKAPLKAGERVPATLRFARAGLVRVQFAVGGAGDAAPGNQRGGQR, from the coding sequence ATGACCTATCGTATCGCGCTGGCGCTCATCGCCACGCTTGCTGCTCCCGCGTTCGCAGAAAACGTGCGCAAGGGCAGCGTCACCGTCTCTCAACCGTGGTCGCGGGCGACCGCGCCGCGCGCCGCGGTCGGAGCCGGTTTCCTGACGGTGCGCAACACGGGATCGCAACCCGACCGTCTGCTCTCCGCCGCGTCGCCGCGCGCCGAACGCGTCGAGATCCACACCATGACGCTGGAGGACGGCGTGATGCGGATGCGCCCATTGCCGGACGGCATCGTGCTTCCCGCCGGCGGCGAGGCGACGCTGGCGCCCGGTGGCGATCATATCATGCTTATCGGGCTCAAGGCGCCGCTGAAGGCAGGGGAGCGCGTGCCGGCGACCTTGCGCTTTGCGCGTGCGGGGCTGGTCAGGGTGCAGTTCGCCGTTGGCGGCGCCGGTGACGCCGCGCCGGGGAACCAGCGTGGAGGGCAGCGCTGA
- a CDS encoding alpha-N-acetylglucosaminidase, which produces MMMRPSVLIATLLLSVSAAQAQTASDARAALARLGIPEGKVAVTLTKAADARYRVQVARDRVAVTASSPVAAVRGVTALLERQGLFHASWEGGRVGALNGLPPADSGWVSSPFAYRAFLNTCTYGYTTPWWNWSRWEREIDLMAVHGVDMPLAMEGQEYIWRALWREQGLSDAQVSQLFAGAPFLPWERMGNMAGYRAPLSGNWIEKKRNLQKRILGRMRALGMTPILPAFAGYVPEAFAKAHPEARIYRMRQWEGFPGTYWLDPSDPLFAKLAARFLKLYTAEYGAGRYYLADAFNEMVPPIADDGSDTAAASYGDSIANTAATRAAALPKAVRDARLAAYGKRLFTAIADAQPGATWVMQGWLFGADKTFWTRDAIAAFLRDVPDKRMLILDIGNDRYPGIWKQTNGFDGKDWIYGYVHNYGGSNPVYGAPDFYRTDIAALLADPARGQVRGFGMFPEGLHSNSLVYDYAFDAAWPGADMALSSWLERHTRARYGRSDLALVAAWRDVVAGVYDVRYWTPRWWNERAGAYLFFKRPTADAPAFPAEPGDRARAVAGIQALLKLASQHRDSALFRYDLIDLVRHEASLSLDGHIKAAVAAYQRGDVPAGDHETARIKRLAEAIDRLIGGQQETLASWIADARAYGDTPAEKRRYEEDAKAQVTVWGGAGHLGDYASKAWAGMYAGYYLPRWTMYLARARTAALAGRTVDDAAFTVRLRDWEERWVSDGRSHRSAPPADAIGDARALMTEIARP; this is translated from the coding sequence ATGATGATGCGCCCTTCCGTCCTGATCGCCACGCTGCTGCTTTCCGTCAGCGCCGCGCAGGCCCAGACCGCTTCCGACGCGCGCGCCGCGCTTGCCCGGTTGGGCATCCCCGAAGGCAAGGTCGCGGTCACGCTCACCAAAGCCGCCGACGCACGCTACCGCGTACAGGTCGCGCGCGACCGCGTCGCCGTCACCGCCTCCTCGCCGGTCGCCGCCGTGCGCGGTGTCACCGCGCTGCTGGAGCGGCAAGGACTCTTCCACGCCTCCTGGGAGGGCGGCCGCGTGGGTGCGCTCAACGGGTTGCCGCCTGCCGACAGCGGGTGGGTGTCGTCGCCGTTCGCGTACCGGGCGTTCCTCAACACCTGCACCTATGGCTACACCACGCCGTGGTGGAACTGGTCACGCTGGGAACGCGAGATCGACCTGATGGCGGTGCACGGCGTGGACATGCCGCTGGCGATGGAGGGGCAGGAGTACATCTGGCGCGCCTTGTGGCGCGAGCAGGGTTTGAGCGACGCGCAGGTATCGCAGTTGTTCGCGGGCGCGCCCTTCCTGCCATGGGAGCGGATGGGCAACATGGCCGGTTATCGCGCGCCGCTATCGGGCAATTGGATCGAGAAGAAGCGCAATCTGCAAAAGCGCATTCTCGGGCGGATGCGTGCGCTTGGCATGACGCCGATCCTTCCCGCCTTCGCCGGCTACGTCCCCGAAGCATTCGCAAAGGCGCACCCGGAGGCACGCATCTACCGGATGCGGCAATGGGAGGGCTTCCCGGGCACTTACTGGCTCGATCCGTCCGATCCGCTGTTCGCGAAACTGGCCGCCCGGTTCCTGAAGCTCTACACCGCGGAATACGGCGCGGGCCGTTATTACCTCGCCGACGCGTTCAACGAGATGGTGCCGCCGATCGCCGACGACGGCAGCGACACCGCCGCCGCCAGCTATGGCGACAGTATCGCGAACACCGCCGCCACCCGCGCCGCGGCGCTGCCGAAAGCGGTGCGCGATGCGCGGCTGGCCGCCTACGGCAAGCGCCTGTTCACCGCGATCGCCGATGCGCAGCCGGGTGCGACATGGGTGATGCAGGGCTGGCTGTTCGGTGCCGACAAGACCTTCTGGACCCGCGACGCGATCGCCGCCTTCCTGCGCGACGTGCCCGACAAGCGGATGCTGATCCTCGATATCGGCAACGATCGCTATCCCGGGATCTGGAAACAGACCAACGGCTTCGACGGCAAGGACTGGATCTACGGCTACGTCCACAATTACGGCGGCAGCAACCCCGTCTATGGCGCGCCGGACTTCTACCGCACCGACATCGCGGCGTTGCTCGCCGATCCGGCTCGCGGGCAGGTGCGCGGGTTCGGGATGTTCCCGGAGGGTCTGCACAGCAACAGCCTGGTCTACGATTATGCCTTCGACGCGGCGTGGCCCGGCGCCGACATGGCGCTGTCGTCATGGCTGGAGCGCCATACCCGCGCCCGCTACGGCCGGAGCGACCTTGCGCTGGTCGCGGCGTGGCGCGACGTGGTCGCGGGCGTGTACGACGTCCGCTACTGGACGCCGCGCTGGTGGAACGAACGCGCAGGCGCCTATTTGTTCTTCAAGCGCCCCACCGCCGATGCGCCGGCCTTTCCCGCCGAGCCGGGCGACCGGGCGAGGGCGGTCGCGGGGATCCAGGCGCTGCTGAAGCTCGCCTCGCAGCACCGCGACAGCGCACTTTTCCGCTACGATCTCATCGATCTCGTCCGCCACGAAGCGAGCCTGTCGCTCGACGGTCACATCAAGGCGGCGGTCGCCGCCTATCAGCGTGGCGATGTGCCGGCCGGCGATCACGAAACCGCACGGATCAAGCGGTTGGCGGAGGCGATCGACCGCTTGATCGGCGGCCAGCAGGAAACGCTCGCCAGCTGGATCGCCGACGCGCGCGCCTACGGCGACACTCCCGCCGAGAAGCGCCGTTATGAGGAGGATGCCAAGGCGCAAGTCACCGTCTGGGGCGGCGCAGGACACCTCGGCGACTACGCCTCCAAGGCATGGGCCGGGATGTACGCCGGTTATTATCTGCCGCGCTGGACAATGTACCTCGCCCGGGCCCGCACCGCAGCGCTGGCGGGGCGCACGGTCGATGACGCCGCGTTCACCGTGCGCCTGCGCGACTGGGAAGAAAGATGGGTAAGCGACGGCCGCAGCCATCGCTCTGCGCCGCCCGCCGACGCGATCGGCGACGCGCGCGCGTTGATGACGGAGATCGCACGGCCATGA
- a CDS encoding acyltransferase family protein gives MTTRATRPERFASLDMFRGATIFLMIVVNTAGAGEPFAQLVHAPWIGFTLADLVYPSFLFAVGNAMSFALTRPMSDAAFLRRLFKRAALIFLLGFLMYWYPFVTHEPDGSWALKPFAETRVTGVLQRIALCYLLAGLLARYLSPRWLVAAAVALVAGQWVILLGLSPTGEAFGRYRNAGTSFDLWLIGPQHLYRRDHGFDPEGLLGTLPATANVIAGFLAGVAIQRWGKHMATVTRMTTIGVALVVAALLLAPVLPIAKKLWTGSFVLLTVGIDMILLGGVIGLVELKGMRAGRDFLQMLGRNPLAIYLFSELLVVTMELIHVRPDVGLYSWIGETWFQAFAPGPVGSLLCALAYTLLCCWFGRALDRRGIILKV, from the coding sequence ATGACGACGCGCGCCACGCGGCCGGAGCGGTTCGCCTCGCTCGACATGTTTCGCGGCGCGACGATCTTCCTGATGATCGTCGTCAACACTGCCGGTGCGGGCGAGCCGTTCGCACAGCTCGTCCACGCGCCGTGGATCGGCTTCACACTCGCCGATCTCGTCTACCCGTCGTTCCTTTTCGCTGTCGGCAACGCGATGAGCTTCGCGTTGACCCGCCCGATGAGCGACGCCGCGTTCCTGCGCCGGCTGTTCAAGCGCGCGGCGCTGATCTTCCTCCTCGGCTTTCTGATGTACTGGTATCCGTTCGTCACGCACGAGCCGGACGGCAGCTGGGCGCTCAAGCCATTCGCCGAAACGCGCGTCACCGGCGTGCTGCAACGGATCGCGCTATGTTATCTGCTGGCCGGGCTGCTGGCGCGCTATCTGTCGCCCCGGTGGCTGGTTGCGGCGGCCGTCGCGTTGGTGGCAGGGCAATGGGTGATCCTGCTCGGACTGAGCCCGACCGGCGAGGCGTTCGGGCGCTACCGCAATGCGGGCACGTCGTTCGATCTGTGGCTGATCGGGCCGCAGCATCTCTACCGGAGGGATCACGGCTTCGATCCCGAGGGCTTGCTCGGCACCCTGCCCGCCACCGCCAACGTTATCGCAGGGTTCCTGGCCGGCGTGGCGATCCAGCGGTGGGGCAAGCACATGGCGACCGTCACGCGGATGACCACGATCGGTGTCGCACTGGTCGTCGCGGCGCTGCTGCTCGCGCCGGTGTTGCCGATTGCCAAGAAGCTGTGGACCGGCTCGTTCGTGCTGTTGACGGTCGGGATCGACATGATCCTGCTGGGCGGCGTGATCGGGCTGGTCGAGTTGAAGGGGATGCGCGCCGGGCGTGACTTCCTGCAGATGCTGGGGCGCAACCCCCTGGCGATCTATCTCTTCTCCGAGCTGCTGGTCGTCACGATGGAGTTGATCCATGTCCGCCCCGATGTCGGACTCTACAGCTGGATCGGAGAGACGTGGTTCCAGGCGTTCGCGCCGGGACCGGTCGGGTCGTTGCTGTGCGCGCTCGCCTATACGCTCCTGTGCTGCTGGTTCGGGCGCGCGCTGGACCGGCGCGGAATCATCCTGAAGGTCTGA
- a CDS encoding alpha/beta hydrolase, whose amino-acid sequence MDRRRRGLRKALFGYLGALALAGTAIALPARAQDDRMTPIATPAQPAAITLDTGPLPDGKNPEAWHRQYGSTFTRNVTIATLTPFLPAPGTATGAAVVVAPGGGFRTLSMENEGWDVAKALAKRGVAAFVLKYRLNQTPADMPGFEKSMAEIFSSAAPRPRVDPNAMTARLGPQIADARAAFALIRKRAAEWKVDPERVGMIGFSAGAMLTMATTLAGEDAKPAFIANIYGPLGAVDVPADAPPLFIALAADDPFFANDGIGLVDKWRAAKRPVEFHLYEQGGHGFGMYQKPTTTTGWFDAYARWLAMHGLLAAKK is encoded by the coding sequence ATGGATCGACGAAGGCGTGGACTGAGGAAGGCATTGTTCGGCTATTTGGGTGCGCTCGCATTGGCGGGCACGGCGATCGCGCTCCCCGCCCGTGCACAGGACGACCGGATGACCCCGATCGCCACCCCCGCGCAGCCGGCGGCGATCACGCTCGACACCGGCCCGCTGCCCGACGGGAAGAACCCGGAGGCGTGGCACCGGCAATATGGCAGCACCTTTACGCGCAACGTGACGATCGCCACGCTGACGCCGTTCCTGCCCGCCCCCGGCACCGCGACCGGCGCGGCGGTGGTGGTGGCGCCGGGCGGCGGGTTCCGCACGCTGTCGATGGAGAACGAGGGCTGGGACGTCGCCAAGGCGCTGGCCAAGCGCGGCGTGGCGGCATTCGTGCTGAAATACCGGTTGAACCAGACGCCCGCCGACATGCCCGGGTTCGAGAAATCGATGGCGGAGATCTTTTCGAGCGCCGCACCGCGCCCGCGCGTCGACCCCAATGCAATGACCGCGCGGCTGGGGCCGCAGATCGCCGATGCACGCGCGGCGTTCGCGCTGATCCGCAAGCGCGCTGCGGAATGGAAGGTCGACCCGGAGCGGGTGGGGATGATCGGTTTCTCGGCGGGCGCGATGCTGACGATGGCGACGACGCTGGCCGGTGAGGATGCGAAGCCGGCGTTCATCGCGAACATCTACGGCCCGCTCGGCGCCGTCGACGTCCCGGCCGACGCGCCGCCGCTGTTCATCGCGCTGGCGGCGGACGATCCATTCTTCGCCAACGATGGGATCGGCCTTGTCGACAAATGGCGCGCAGCGAAGCGGCCGGTGGAATTCCACCTGTACGAACAGGGCGGGCACGGTTTCGGCATGTACCAGAAGCCGACCACTACCACCGGCTGGTTCGATGCCTATGCACGGTGGCTGGCCATGCACGGATTATTGGCCGCGAAGAAATAA